One window from the genome of Candidatus Effluviviaceae Genus I sp. encodes:
- a CDS encoding IS256 family transposase translates to MRDRGLSTPMIRKLWSEVKGPAEDEICLAARKKIKDTLENGMLDELEELVRCGSHERTQDRLDYRNGFYTRGLLTTFGHISGIRVPRARNLTFRTRFFGWYQRRRESFDMAVLQCFVTGTSMRKVRGVARAFSGSGISASAVSRILKGVDQEVAAYRKSPITGSYQYLFIDGLWMSVRKRYDRKSPVLFAMGIDQAGRKTLLGFKLAFAESQMEWAAFLEDLRKRGMRDDNLELIVHDGAGGIAAALGQVFPYTATQLCTEHKIRAAAAHLRNKSKRDVFLAEARAIYREAQDVPDARQRLDRFSERWFPDEPKAVRSLKRNFGRTLVYMQFQKHLWKTLRTTNPIERYQEGIRRRTNPMRSLADDRSCERIVYVLTTALDPDVPR, encoded by the coding sequence GTGAGAGACCGAGGCCTCTCGACGCCCATGATACGCAAGCTCTGGAGTGAAGTAAAGGGCCCTGCCGAAGACGAGATCTGCCTGGCAGCGAGGAAGAAGATCAAGGACACCCTCGAGAACGGGATGCTCGATGAGCTCGAGGAACTCGTGAGATGTGGCTCCCACGAGCGCACGCAAGACAGGCTGGACTACCGGAACGGCTTCTACACACGGGGGCTGCTGACGACGTTCGGCCACATCTCCGGCATCCGCGTCCCCAGGGCCAGGAACCTCACGTTCAGGACCAGGTTCTTCGGCTGGTATCAGCGCCGGCGGGAGTCGTTCGACATGGCCGTGCTTCAGTGCTTCGTCACCGGCACGTCCATGCGGAAGGTCCGCGGTGTCGCGCGGGCGTTCAGCGGCTCCGGCATCTCGGCGAGTGCGGTGAGCAGGATCCTCAAGGGTGTGGACCAGGAGGTCGCAGCCTACAGAAAGAGCCCGATCACGGGCTCCTACCAGTACCTGTTCATCGACGGCCTGTGGATGTCCGTCCGAAAGCGCTACGACCGCAAGAGCCCGGTGCTCTTCGCCATGGGGATCGATCAGGCCGGCAGGAAGACGCTCCTCGGCTTCAAGCTCGCGTTCGCCGAAAGCCAGATGGAGTGGGCGGCGTTCCTCGAAGACCTCAGGAAGAGGGGCATGAGAGACGACAACCTCGAGCTGATCGTACACGATGGCGCTGGAGGCATCGCCGCTGCGCTGGGTCAGGTCTTCCCCTACACCGCCACGCAGCTCTGCACCGAACACAAGATCCGGGCAGCCGCGGCCCACCTCAGGAACAAGAGCAAGCGGGATGTCTTCCTCGCCGAAGCGAGGGCCATCTACAGGGAGGCCCAGGACGTGCCCGACGCACGGCAACGTCTCGACCGGTTCTCGGAGCGGTGGTTCCCTGACGAGCCCAAGGCCGTGCGGTCGCTCAAGAGGAACTTCGGCCGGACGCTGGTGTACATGCAGTTCCAGAAGCACCTCTGGAAGACCCTGAGAACCACCAACCCGATCGAGCGGTACCAGGAGGGGATCCGCCGCCGGACCAACCCCATGCGGAGCCTCGCCGATGACAGGAGCTGCGAGAGGATCGTCTATGTCCTGACGACGGCCCTTGATCCGGACGTGCCCAGATGA